The Pseudanabaena sp. BC1403 genome has a segment encoding these proteins:
- a CDS encoding ATP-binding protein has translation MLRSIFETCVPRDEVLGGNLSEDVFAAKLKQVVDGNAPLVYQDPNTFFANTFPTNGLKTLISEVFGRLTGADTGSPVIRLETSFGGGKTHDEIAIWHIAKNGRLISGLDRFVNDITIIPDRPIQVAAIACQDLDPVNGVLHEESGIRVHTLWGEIAYQIGGVEGYSLLRGSDEQKVSPGTVVIEKLTKKEPTVIILDEIAQYLRRAKAIAVGKSDLSEQVVAFLFTLMDLTAACNNIVFVYTLASISDTFGAETNDLKEALQTSARQERVLSPSTDIEIYNIVKQRIFQSINDKAADIAAKDYLSVYKSSRLNLPDGCKDANHAQVLQSSYPFSPELFDLLTKKIASIPNFQRTRGALRLLAMVVRHLWQDMSVWIPMIHPHHIPIGLDEGVTSEFTSRLERPLMRSPIQADIFNTDGKLAHAQIHDQEWEAAGKSPFATWVARTIFLHSINQGTSAGIRRAELNLALLMPTVEISYIEPVLDRLTSVAWYLDIDPITTIARFKEEPSINKIIAEEKEQIGNLTAKDHLRSRRDSIFANKVFTLVASPESSGDVDDKPDDIALCVIDFDQGTVNASTDVAPNLVEQIFNNTGESGKFRTFRNRLLFLVANKQELDRAIDITKEHLAIQNILKSPNRQEDLSENQRKQLRERGGIKDLDVRVALTNTYRHLFYPTNDPVKAPKGLLHFTLPAESSSDVKGNKNQQDVILKSLKDCQKIRLEDAGAFAPAYILQKVWLAGIEHWTTRALKEEFAKNLGLQMLLDADIPKLRETVRKGIQEGQWDLKVGAKVYIRGDDGKLPSLPDTIEFSDRMELYRRGILKPPEPRVIELSAQVMPSSELAKTVNLRWRSQGALSVRIYQDGILIAGEFLPSDNHQVQISQTTNFKIVADYGNGETAEQETRAAIVSYETPTGKGSATNGHDAPSIFEVKPETIDLSGTVNAAFAGFSDRCSDYKVKNIQRIEITVDQVMDYRKITTSFPLLGKLTFEIDQKATIQMDKQFVRLDYQGGLRGFQGFLNPVNALLNTEGVRANVSLKLTFTFEPAIATDGNELVILQQALLRNPVDRLSLTARVSY, from the coding sequence ATGCTCCGATCTATTTTTGAAACCTGTGTACCACGCGATGAGGTGCTTGGCGGTAACTTATCAGAGGATGTATTTGCTGCAAAATTAAAGCAAGTGGTGGATGGTAATGCGCCCTTAGTTTATCAAGATCCAAATACTTTTTTTGCGAATACTTTTCCGACAAATGGACTCAAGACTCTTATATCTGAAGTATTTGGACGTTTAACAGGTGCAGACACTGGTTCGCCTGTAATTCGCTTAGAAACCAGTTTTGGAGGAGGTAAGACCCACGATGAAATAGCGATTTGGCATATTGCGAAAAATGGAAGACTAATAAGCGGGTTAGATAGATTTGTAAATGACATTACAATTATTCCAGATCGCCCGATCCAAGTAGCGGCGATCGCCTGTCAAGATCTTGACCCTGTAAATGGTGTATTGCATGAAGAGTCAGGGATAAGAGTACATACACTGTGGGGTGAAATCGCTTATCAAATTGGCGGGGTAGAAGGCTATAGCTTGCTTAGAGGTTCGGATGAGCAGAAAGTTAGCCCAGGAACAGTTGTCATCGAAAAGCTGACCAAAAAAGAACCGACGGTAATCATTCTTGATGAAATTGCTCAATATTTGCGTCGTGCTAAAGCGATCGCAGTGGGAAAAAGCGATCTATCTGAACAAGTCGTTGCATTTCTATTTACACTGATGGACTTAACGGCAGCCTGTAACAACATTGTATTTGTCTACACTCTAGCTTCGATATCCGATACCTTTGGCGCAGAAACCAACGATCTAAAGGAAGCATTGCAAACGTCGGCTCGACAAGAAAGGGTACTTAGTCCCAGCACAGATATAGAAATTTACAACATTGTTAAGCAGAGGATTTTTCAAAGTATTAACGATAAAGCTGCTGATATTGCGGCAAAGGATTATTTAAGCGTTTATAAATCCAGTCGCCTAAATCTACCTGATGGGTGCAAAGATGCGAACCATGCTCAAGTATTGCAGTCCAGCTATCCATTTTCGCCAGAATTGTTTGACTTACTAACCAAAAAAATTGCATCGATTCCCAATTTTCAGCGTACAAGAGGGGCGTTGCGACTACTTGCAATGGTGGTAAGGCATCTCTGGCAAGATATGTCGGTATGGATACCGATGATTCATCCACATCATATTCCCATTGGTTTAGATGAAGGTGTGACCAGTGAATTTACGTCACGATTAGAGCGTCCATTGATGCGAAGCCCAATTCAGGCAGATATTTTTAATACTGATGGGAAACTTGCCCATGCCCAAATACACGATCAAGAGTGGGAGGCAGCAGGTAAGTCGCCCTTTGCGACATGGGTAGCGAGAACAATCTTCTTGCATTCCATTAATCAAGGTACTTCCGCAGGTATCCGCCGAGCCGAGCTAAATTTAGCTTTGCTGATGCCTACGGTTGAGATTAGTTATATTGAACCTGTGTTAGATCGATTAACGAGCGTGGCATGGTATCTGGATATCGATCCGATTACGACGATCGCACGTTTTAAAGAAGAACCATCGATCAATAAAATTATTGCGGAAGAGAAAGAGCAGATTGGTAATCTTACAGCGAAAGACCATCTGCGATCGCGTCGCGATAGTATTTTTGCCAACAAAGTCTTTACCTTAGTTGCTAGTCCTGAAAGTTCGGGAGATGTTGACGATAAACCTGATGATATTGCTCTCTGTGTAATTGACTTTGACCAAGGAACCGTGAATGCTTCAACCGATGTTGCACCTAATCTAGTTGAGCAAATCTTTAATAACACTGGAGAGTCTGGTAAGTTCCGCACATTTCGGAATCGGTTGCTTTTCTTGGTGGCAAATAAGCAGGAATTAGATCGGGCGATCGACATTACTAAGGAGCATCTTGCCATTCAAAACATTTTGAAGTCACCAAATCGCCAAGAGGACTTATCAGAAAATCAGCGTAAGCAATTGCGTGAAAGAGGTGGTATCAAAGACCTAGATGTAAGAGTTGCCTTAACAAATACCTATCGCCATCTTTTTTATCCAACTAACGATCCAGTCAAAGCACCGAAAGGATTGCTCCATTTCACTTTACCTGCGGAGTCATCAAGTGATGTCAAAGGCAATAAAAACCAACAGGATGTGATTCTCAAGTCTTTAAAGGATTGTCAAAAAATTCGTTTAGAAGATGCGGGAGCATTTGCACCTGCTTACATTCTGCAAAAGGTTTGGTTAGCAGGAATAGAGCATTGGACAACAAGAGCCTTAAAAGAAGAATTTGCCAAAAATCTAGGATTACAGATGTTGCTTGATGCGGATATTCCCAAACTAAGAGAAACCGTCCGTAAAGGTATACAGGAAGGTCAATGGGATTTAAAAGTTGGTGCTAAGGTTTATATTCGTGGTGATGATGGTAAGTTGCCAAGTCTACCAGACACAATTGAATTTTCCGATCGCATGGAATTATATCGGCGTGGTATTCTCAAGCCACCTGAGCCGCGTGTGATCGAGTTGTCTGCTCAGGTGATGCCCAGTAGTGAATTAGCAAAAACTGTTAATTTACGGTGGCGATCGCAAGGTGCTTTATCAGTAAGGATTTATCAAGATGGGATATTGATCGCTGGTGAATTTTTACCATCGGACAATCATCAGGTGCAAATTAGTCAAACCACGAATTTTAAAATTGTGGCTGACTATGGCAATGGGGAAACCGCAGAGCAGGAAACTAGAGCCGCGATCGTTTCCTATGAAACTCCAACTGGCAAGGGTTCAGCGACAAATGGACATGATGCACCTTCAATTTTTGAAGTAAAGCCTGAAACGATTGATCTGTCTGGAACTGTCAATGCTGCGTTTGCAGGATTTAGCGATCGCTGTTCTGATTACAAGGTTAAAAACATTCAGAGGATCGAAATCACGGTGGATCAAGTGATGGACTATCGCAAGATTACGACATCTTTCCCGTTGCTCGGTAAACTGACCTTTGAGATTGACCAGAAGGCAACGATTCAGATGGACAAGCAGTTTGTGCGTTTAGATTATCAAGGTGGATTGCGTGGTTTTCAAGGTTTCTTGAATCCTGTTAATGCTCTTTTAAATACTGAGGGAGTTAGAGCTAATGTGAGTCTCAAGCTAACATTTACATTTGAACCTGCGATCGCCACTGATGGTAATGAGTTGGTAATCTTACAACAAGCTTTACTGCGTAATCCTGTCGATCGCCTATCTCTAACAGCGAGGGTAAGTTACTAA